The following coding sequences lie in one Paenibacillus durus ATCC 35681 genomic window:
- a CDS encoding sugar ABC transporter substrate-binding protein produces MKTKRKFIRSLCVMLCVAAVLAWTTSCSTGSVSPEAGEASKAASAGSPGTQSTESGAAAQGTKAAENPGKKSEVAIGVVLLDQRDRFLTYLAQNMKREAQAEPGTSLEIKYSGEDAKLQAEQVEELLAAGVNAIVFIPVNAEQSVKLTKRIQDAGIPAIVLSRAYEGAEEATAYVGSELPPSAESSPDAAGILEMNEIAKLLGGKGNIALIDGGKDEKRAEDIKHVIAQHPGLNLVFEGSAAHDRYQALLLMSDWLTTGKSIDAVVATNDEMAIGAILAARLQGKEKGMRFAGVDGTMQALELMKVGKLDATVFQDAAEQGKQAVKVAVKAAQGLSFTQNTYVPYELVTANQADRYIAKWNH; encoded by the coding sequence ATGAAAACAAAGAGAAAGTTTATCCGTTCCTTGTGTGTGATGCTATGCGTGGCGGCAGTATTGGCGTGGACGACGTCATGCTCAACCGGCAGCGTCTCGCCGGAAGCGGGAGAAGCGTCAAAAGCCGCCAGCGCCGGCTCGCCCGGAACACAAAGCACCGAGAGCGGAGCAGCCGCGCAGGGCACAAAGGCGGCCGAGAATCCGGGGAAGAAAAGCGAGGTAGCTATCGGCGTCGTATTGCTCGATCAGAGAGACCGGTTTCTCACCTATTTGGCGCAGAACATGAAGCGGGAGGCTCAGGCTGAGCCGGGAACGTCGCTGGAAATCAAATATTCCGGCGAAGATGCGAAACTCCAAGCCGAACAGGTGGAGGAACTGCTTGCGGCGGGGGTAAACGCTATCGTGTTTATTCCGGTGAACGCGGAGCAATCGGTAAAGTTGACGAAAAGAATTCAGGACGCTGGGATACCGGCAATTGTTCTTTCCCGCGCTTATGAAGGCGCGGAAGAGGCGACGGCATATGTGGGCTCCGAATTGCCGCCGTCCGCTGAATCGTCGCCGGATGCCGCCGGTATTCTGGAGATGAACGAGATCGCCAAATTGCTGGGTGGAAAAGGGAATATTGCACTCATTGACGGCGGCAAAGATGAGAAGCGGGCAGAAGATATCAAGCATGTCATAGCCCAGCATCCGGGATTGAATTTGGTGTTCGAAGGAAGCGCCGCACATGACCGGTATCAAGCGCTGCTGCTCATGTCGGATTGGCTGACTACCGGCAAATCCATCGATGCCGTTGTGGCCACTAATGATGAAATGGCCATCGGAGCCATTCTGGCCGCGCGGCTGCAGGGCAAAGAGAAGGGAATGCGGTTTGCGGGAGTCGACGGTACGATGCAGGCTCTGGAGCTGATGAAGGTGGGCAAGCTTGACGCAACTGTCTTTCAGGATGCGGCTGAACAGGGGAAACAGGCGGTAAAAGTCGCGGTTAAAGCCGCACAAGGCTTAAGCTTTACCCAAAATACATATGTCCCATACGAGCTGGTCACCGCGAATCAAGCGGATCGGTACATTGCAAAATGGAATCATTGA
- a CDS encoding VOC family protein — translation MQKIAPFLWFDDQAEEAMNFYTSIFKNSTIKDIRRSGGEGPWPKGTVMSGTFELDGQEFMALNGGPQFTFSPAVSFFVNCETQQEIDELWEKLSEGGEKQRCGWLKDKFGLSWQIVPAVLGELLQDEDAGKSARVMNAMLQMDKLEIDILRQAYEGARSE, via the coding sequence ATGCAGAAGATTGCCCCTTTTCTATGGTTTGACGATCAGGCTGAAGAAGCGATGAATTTCTATACCTCAATCTTTAAGAACTCCACAATCAAGGACATCAGACGCAGCGGTGGAGAAGGACCTTGGCCCAAGGGGACGGTCATGTCCGGGACGTTCGAGCTTGACGGCCAAGAGTTTATGGCGCTTAACGGCGGACCGCAGTTTACTTTTTCCCCGGCTGTATCGTTCTTCGTAAACTGTGAAACGCAGCAGGAAATCGACGAGCTGTGGGAGAAGCTCTCCGAAGGCGGGGAGAAGCAGAGATGCGGCTGGCTTAAGGATAAATTCGGACTTTCTTGGCAAATCGTACCTGCTGTTTTGGGAGAGCTGCTGCAGGATGAGGACGCCGGGAAATCGGCAAGAGTCATGAACGCGATGCTTCAAATGGACAAGCTGGAAATCGATATTTTGCGGCAGGCCTATGAGGGCGCCCGCTCTGAATAA
- a CDS encoding methyl-accepting chemotaxis protein: MRLSIAHKLLAGFLTVAIISGCAGVSYIQSMRKVQGTMAKILEHHVMLKGKADNLKFYAISQNSSLQSYLLNQDTFYHTNLQTDNSQTDQLLDEMSSMMGDQPESRKMVDLMKSMNRYYSEKADVLFGLPQESLEGAFLEAKTDLMLMGDAIVHYAQQLSDEQNREMLAVKAEMEKTNADAIRLTMVIGIAVFVLAVGIGLYMARMISRPIRLLSSAARSISEGNLDGDPLVLKQKDELAMLAEAFNRMQDNLRVIVTEINESTEHLINISGEVAAGTEETSRAAEHMASVMGELASTSSSRVEATKNGQEAVMAVHDDIQGIDRNSRTAMNVARQAQEMAVSGEKGLAEAVRQMNTIRQRMEAIERTMSSLEKRSGEIEEMNNVISSIGVQTNLLSLNAAIEAARAGEHGRGFAVVTTEIRKLANETNASAEKVKALVQAIQSDTRQVGLSVREMNDEVAQGVQTTSSVSELFDQIKRLTDSTTSEIQEVTAALHNLSGHSEKIVHTMDQISEMTKTLAESTESVGAATEQQLACMEQNSAHTTTLHEMSAKLRQTVLHFKL, from the coding sequence GTGCGTCTATCAATTGCACATAAATTATTGGCCGGATTTTTGACGGTTGCAATCATTTCTGGGTGTGCGGGTGTGAGCTACATCCAGTCTATGCGAAAGGTACAGGGGACTATGGCAAAGATTCTGGAGCATCACGTGATGCTGAAAGGCAAGGCGGATAATCTAAAGTTCTATGCCATATCGCAGAACAGCAGCCTGCAATCCTATTTGCTCAATCAGGATACGTTCTATCATACGAATCTGCAGACGGACAACAGCCAGACGGATCAGCTCCTGGACGAAATGTCTTCCATGATGGGGGATCAGCCGGAGAGCCGGAAAATGGTTGATCTGATGAAGAGTATGAACCGCTATTACAGCGAGAAAGCCGATGTTCTGTTCGGGCTGCCGCAGGAGTCTTTGGAGGGCGCCTTTTTGGAGGCCAAGACCGACCTCATGCTGATGGGTGACGCCATTGTTCATTATGCCCAGCAGCTCTCCGATGAGCAAAATCGGGAAATGCTGGCGGTCAAGGCAGAAATGGAGAAGACAAACGCGGATGCCATACGTCTTACCATGGTGATCGGCATTGCCGTCTTTGTTCTTGCGGTCGGAATCGGTTTGTACATGGCCCGGATGATATCCCGGCCAATCCGGTTGCTGTCTTCCGCGGCGCGATCCATTTCCGAAGGGAACTTGGACGGAGATCCCCTAGTCCTGAAGCAGAAAGATGAATTGGCGATGCTGGCGGAAGCATTTAACCGGATGCAGGACAACCTGAGGGTTATTGTGACGGAAATCAACGAAAGCACCGAGCATCTGATTAATATATCCGGGGAGGTCGCGGCAGGTACGGAAGAAACGAGCCGGGCGGCGGAACATATGGCTTCCGTAATGGGCGAGCTGGCTTCGACCAGCAGCAGCCGGGTGGAGGCGACGAAGAACGGGCAGGAGGCCGTAATGGCCGTTCATGACGACATCCAAGGCATCGACCGGAACAGCCGGACTGCGATGAATGTCGCCAGACAAGCGCAGGAAATGGCCGTATCTGGAGAAAAAGGGCTCGCCGAAGCGGTTCGTCAGATGAACACGATCCGGCAGCGGATGGAAGCGATTGAACGGACGATGTCATCCTTGGAGAAGCGTTCCGGCGAAATTGAGGAGATGAACAACGTCATTTCTTCGATCGGGGTACAGACCAATCTCTTGTCGTTAAATGCGGCGATTGAAGCCGCCCGGGCAGGCGAGCATGGAAGGGGATTCGCAGTTGTTACCACGGAAATCCGCAAGCTTGCCAATGAAACGAACGCTTCGGCGGAGAAGGTGAAAGCGCTGGTTCAGGCGATCCAGAGCGATACGCGGCAGGTTGGACTATCGGTCAGGGAAATGAATGACGAGGTGGCTCAAGGCGTACAGACCACAAGCTCCGTAAGCGAATTATTCGACCAGATCAAGCGGCTTACCGACAGCACAACGAGCGAAATTCAGGAAGTAACCGCAGCGCTGCATAATCTGTCCGGACACTCCGAGAAGATTGTCCATACGATGGACCAGATATCGGAGATGACGAAGACGCTGGCGGAAAGTACGGAAAGTGTGGGTGCCGCCACCGAGCAGCAGCTGGCTTGCATGGAGCAAAATTCGGCGCATACGACGACACTGCATGAAATGTCAGCCAAGCTCCGTCAGACGGTGCTGCACTTTAAACTCTAG
- a CDS encoding GNAT family N-acetyltransferase: MIRLDAHEYAKAEEPLRGVTINTLFAQAVIREHIPGEVYADDQHNPAVFYIVHPYGMALLFGETDRESFRHKLVEHLSNTNSTRQKSGWLQVYPRSWDPLIRSMKGPDSAVQEKEDTRVNFAFDRSRYEQAVKKYGKSDYVIVPTTREIFREMEGSVTPKHFWSDSEQFAKRGIGYTLMEGGEAASTAFAAFIEDHQLEIGIETPEKFRGQGYAFHVCSALIDYCLEAGLEPVWSCRQGNEGSYYLAQKLGFIPTVRIPYYRLEG; this comes from the coding sequence ATGATCAGATTAGACGCTCACGAATACGCTAAGGCGGAGGAACCGCTGCGAGGGGTGACCATCAATACGCTGTTTGCCCAGGCCGTAATACGCGAACATATTCCCGGCGAGGTATATGCCGATGACCAGCACAACCCGGCTGTCTTTTACATCGTCCATCCTTACGGAATGGCGCTGCTGTTTGGAGAAACGGATCGCGAGTCTTTCAGACATAAGCTGGTTGAGCATTTATCGAACACTAATAGCACAAGACAAAAATCTGGATGGCTGCAGGTATATCCCCGTTCCTGGGACCCTCTTATCCGTTCAATGAAGGGCCCGGACTCTGCGGTGCAGGAGAAGGAGGATACGAGAGTCAATTTTGCGTTTGACCGCAGCCGTTATGAGCAGGCTGTCAAGAAGTACGGGAAGAGCGATTACGTAATTGTGCCGACGACTCGGGAGATATTCCGGGAGATGGAGGGCAGTGTTACTCCGAAGCACTTCTGGAGTGATTCGGAGCAGTTCGCCAAGCGGGGGATTGGATATACGCTGATGGAAGGCGGCGAAGCGGCTTCAACTGCCTTTGCGGCATTTATTGAAGATCATCAGTTGGAGATTGGAATCGAGACTCCAGAGAAATTTAGGGGACAAGGCTATGCCTTCCATGTATGCTCGGCCTTGATCGATTATTGTCTGGAAGCTGGCCTAGAGCCGGTCTGGTCCTGCCGCCAAGGGAACGAAGGCTCTTATTATCTGGCGCAAAAGCTCGGATTTATACCGACGGTTCGCATTCCTTATTACCGGTTAGAGGGATAG